The Lathyrus oleraceus cultivar Zhongwan6 chromosome 5, CAAS_Psat_ZW6_1.0, whole genome shotgun sequence genome includes the window TCAAAGACCTTGGAAGATGCTGAAGAAGAAATGCTGAAACTGTATTGCGAGAGATCAAACCTGAAAGATGGTCATACAGTTCTTGACGTCGGATGTGGTTGGGGTTCGCTGACTTTATACATTGCCAAGAATTACAGTAATTCCAGGGTTACAGGAATCTGCAATTCCACAACTCAAAAAGCTTTTATTGAGGAGAAATGCATGTATGTTTCTTGATACTGTTGTCATTTTGCTTCAGGCTAGTTTACGATTATTTTGTTGCATTAAATCAATGTTTAGATTGCAAAAAAACTTATCGTATGATGATCAAAATCACTTTGTTGCATTTGCCTCTTGCCAGGGAGTTGCAACTGCAAAATGTGGATATCATTGTTGCGGACATTAGCACATTTGAAATGGAAGTTTCTTACGACAGAATATTTTCCATAGAAATGTTTGAGGTTTGATTTTGTTGGTAAATTATCTCCATTGAAGCTGTGTTTCATTAGATTTGATTTAAGTTTTAACCTTGTCACAGCATATGAAGAACTATAAAGATCTTCTCAACAAGATATCCAAATGGATGAAAGAGGATGGTCTTTTATTTGTTCATCATTTCTGCCACAAAGCATTTGCCTACCACTTTGAGGTAAACTTCATATTTTATCAGTTATTTTTGCTTGTCATATTAGTCGATACCTTAATAATACTAATCGGGTTCTCAACAATACTAGTCATTTGATTACTTTTACTTGCTACTTATACATAAAGGACAAAAATGAAGATGATTGGATTACGCGATACTTCTTTACTGGAGGAACTATGCCTGCAGCAAATCTACTTCTTTATTTCCAAGTAAGCTTATATGACATAGTTTGTACCAGCTTTGTTCTGGAATTCCTTTATATCATCGTGATTTTGCTAACTTGTAATTGAATTCTTGGTGATGTGTAAAGGATGACGTTGCTGTCGTCAACCATTGGCTCGTAAATGGGAAACACTACGCGCAGACCAGGTTGGAATATGCTACACTGCCCAATATGTCATATTACATCAATAGTTTATTTGTTTAGCAAACAAGTTTTAACTGTATTACTCAAGCATAAACGAATTTATTTGCAGTGAAGAGTGGCTCAAAAGAATGGATAAGAACATGGCTTCCATCAAGCCAATTATGGAATCGACATACGGCAAAGATTCAGCTACTAAATGGACTGTCTACTGGAGAACATTTTTCATAGCTGTAGCAGAGCTTTTTGGATACAATAATGGTGAAGAATGGATGGTTGTACACTTTCTTTTCAAAAAGAAGTAATGAAAGTCAAAATCACTCCTCTCTTGATTTTTGAATTGAGTCTTGAAATGAGGCTTTGGTCGTGAATAATGATTGTTTTTATTGATAAACCAGTTTGATTTGGTTTTCTGCCTATTTTTTCTGTCAGAGTGAAGTCTTCTCCGGGAAAATAGATATCAGCAGAGATTAATAACAAAAGACATTTGTAGttgaaaaaaaaaacattttagTATGGTTGATGATGCATCACACAAAATTGCAAGTAAAATCCATATCAAAGACTGAGTTGACTCGTGTGGAATCATTGAAACCTGCACAAAATTGCAAATCAATAGTTGAGAAACAAACAATTCTAAAAACAAAGTTTAAATTTGCTCCCAATTGCCGCATGCCAGAATGTTATTGTTGCTAAGAAAATTGAAAACTTAGCTCGACATGGAGTTTTCTGCTAGAGCTTTTGAGTTTAACTATGTTTGGTTTCATTGTAGAACTATCTCATACGCAGGTGTAAGAGAAAACTACTATTTGTAGCTTCTTAAAATTACATCATATTCATATGCATTGGAAAAGCGGTTTTATGAGTAACTGAATTTGAGAAAGGGTCTTCAATATCCCATAGATGCTTCTGATAACAAGTAAAATGAATTTCAATTCTCATTTGTAATATAACCATGTTACCTTGGATTTTTTGACCCAATTATAAATGTTAAGTGAAAACAATGAGCATGCCATGAAGAGAGTTGAGAGTGAATGCA containing:
- the LOC127087899 gene encoding (S)-coclaurine N-methyltransferase, whose product is MEGMMQLPYNTTVKFMLSSLERNLLPDAVIRRLTRLLLATRLRSSYKPSSELQLSDLLQFAHSLQEMPIAVSTDKPKSQHYELPTSFFKLVLGNNLKYSSCYFSSASKTLEDAEEEMLKLYCERSNLKDGHTVLDVGCGWGSLTLYIAKNYSNSRVTGICNSTTQKAFIEEKCMELQLQNVDIIVADISTFEMEVSYDRIFSIEMFEHMKNYKDLLNKISKWMKEDGLLFVHHFCHKAFAYHFEDKNEDDWITRYFFTGGTMPAANLLLYFQDDVAVVNHWLVNGKHYAQTSEEWLKRMDKNMASIKPIMESTYGKDSATKWTVYWRTFFIAVAELFGYNNGEEWMVVHFLFKKK